The Polynucleobacter sp. VK25 genome segment GATCCTGCTGGTCTTTCTTGAGATCTAAGGACTGAACAGTCTCCAGAAAGCCCATCAAAACAGTGATTGGTGTGCGCATTTCATGGGAAACGTTAGCCACGAAATCGCGGCGCATCGCATCCGCTTTTTGCAAATCCGTGACGTCCTGCACCAAAAGAAGATGGCGCCTTTGGCCGAAGGGAAAAGCTTGCAACATCAAGCTTAAGCTGCCATCAGGCCCCATACGCTCCATTAACAGAGGTTCTTCAAAATTACGCTTATTGAGATACTGTATGAATTCAGGGCGACGAATTAAAAAATTAATGCGCTGCATGACATCGCGCTTAAAGATTAATCCAAAGAATCGCTCGGCAATACTATTGCACCACTCAATTTGGTCGCTTTCATCGAGCATAACGATGCCGTTTGGAGAGGCTTGGAATGCCTCAATAAAGTGCTCGTGCTGCTGCTCAATACTTCGGATATGTTGCTTTAGATTTCTAACTAAGCGCTGAAGTCTAAAAAACACTTCTTCCCAAAACCCGCTTGGTAAGGGCATATTTTCGACAGAATCAGCAAGGGTATATTTTCTAAGGCGCGCTAAGTTAATGTAAGCGTACACAAGTGGAATGGAAAGAACGGAAATTCCGACTGCTATAGCCCACTCCGCACCCCATAAGGACAATGTTGTAAACGCCAATACAAATGCGACGCAAATAATGACGAAGAAACGGGTGAGAACGGATAGCATGATGCAATATTAGAGCATCTCCAAAAATCCCCGGAGATTCCCAATAAAATCGTTAAATACAGGCTTAAGTTTCGGTTGGGGTCTTGGTGATGCGGTAGCCGCTGCCACGTACGGTCTCAACGTAGCGGTCGCAATCAAAAGGGGCTAGTGCTGCCCTTAAGCGCTTAATGTGAACGTCGACTGTTCTTTCTTCAATATAGACTTCACTACCCCATACCTTATCCAATAAACTGCCACGAGAATGAACCCGCTCAGGATTAGCCATAAAGTACTGAAGCAAACGGAATTCGGTTGGCCCCAGGGCGATAGATTTAGGCTCAATATTAGGCCAAACTGCCAATACACGGTGAGAGCTCGGATCGAGTTTTAACGGACCAACGGTTAGTGGGCCAGTGTCTTCAATAGGCATCTGCCTACGTAGTATTGCCCTTACCCTAGCCACTAACTCTTTAGGTGAAAAAGGTTTGGTAACGTAATCATCCGCTCCTGAATCAAGGCCCAGAACCTTATCGGACTCTTCACTCTTGGCGGTCAGCATCAAAATCGGCAATGCCTTAGTACGTTCATTAGAGCGCAACTCTTTTGCAAACTGAACCCCTGATTTACCAGGCAACATCCAATCCAGAATAACCAGATTAGGAAGCTGATCTTTCATCATTGCCAAAGCAAGATCCGTCTGCATCGCCTTTTCTACCTCGTACCCCGCATGGGACAGGTTAATCGCAATCAATTCTGCAATTGATGGCTCATCCTCAACTATGAGTATGCGGTGAGTCATTATCAGAGGCCCTATTTATTGTCTATTTGCTTCGCGGACTAAATCTTCATGCGGGATATGGCGAACATCAGATCCCTTAGCAATGTAGATCACGAACTCTGCAATATTTTTAGCATGATCACCGATACGCTCAATAGCCTTGGCAATCGTCAGCATATCCAGGCCTGTACTGATCATATGCGGATCTTCAGACATATAGGTAATGAGCTTGCGCACAAAGCCTCTGAATTCTTCGTCAATCTGACGGTCTTCTTGAACCACATCAGCTGCCGCAATAGTATCTAAGCGCGCAAAAGCATCAAGACTGCGACGCAACAAAGAAATCGCCATCTGACCTGATAAGCGAATCTCTGCAACGTTAATGTTGTGCGGTAAACCAGATTCAATTAAGCGCTTGGTACGCTTAGCTACACGTTCAGCCTCATCGCCAGCGCGCTCAAGATTTGTAATCGCTTTTGATACTGCCATGACGAGACGCAAATCTCGCGCAGTAGGCTGTCTGCGTGCGATCAATTCGGTGCAAGCTAAATCAATCTGAATTTCAAGATCGTTAACTAACTTTTCATTTTCGATTACAACATTGCAAGTTTCGGCGTCCATTTGTGTAAATGCGCGCATCGCTGTGGCAATCTGTGACTCTACAAGACCGCCCATCTCAAGCAAGCGGCTTGAAAGAGAGTTAAGGTCTGCATCAAACTGTGATGATAGGTGTTTATCTGGCATGTGTGTCTCCAATTAACCGAAGCGGCCGGTAATGTAGTCTTCTGTTTCTTTACGCTTAGGCTTAATAAATATCTCGTCAGTTTTGCCATACTCAATCAGGCTACCTAAATACATATAGGCCGTATAGTCAGATACACGAGCTGCTTGCTGCATATTATGAGTCACGATCGCAATCGTGTAATCCTTTTTAAGCTCATGAATCAATTCCTCCACTTTACCGGTGGAAATGGGGTCCAAGGCAGATGTTGGCTCATCCAACAAAATGACTGAAGGCTTTACAGCTACACCACGGGCAATACACAAACGCTGTTGCTGGCCACCAGAAAGAGATAAACCG includes the following:
- the phoR gene encoding phosphate regulon sensor histidine kinase PhoR encodes the protein MLSVLTRFFVIICVAFVLAFTTLSLWGAEWAIAVGISVLSIPLVYAYINLARLRKYTLADSVENMPLPSGFWEEVFFRLQRLVRNLKQHIRSIEQQHEHFIEAFQASPNGIVMLDESDQIEWCNSIAERFFGLIFKRDVMQRINFLIRRPEFIQYLNKRNFEEPLLMERMGPDGSLSLMLQAFPFGQRRHLLLVQDVTDLQKADAMRRDFVANVSHEMRTPITVLMGFLETVQSLDLKKDQQDQYFDMMMSQAQRMKSLVEDLLTLANLESNALPAINTVVKVETLMALLKNDAEALSQGKHSFNFDVNSQQNLLGDEREILSAFSNLVSNAIRYTPDVGSIGVEWKINDQGQGEFAVTDTGPGIASEHLSRLTERFYRVDRSRSRDTGGTGLGLAIVKHIANRHQAQLVIESTPGRGSKFMLRFPKDRVTA
- the phoB gene encoding phosphate regulon transcriptional regulator PhoB, with translation MTHRILIVEDEPSIAELIAINLSHAGYEVEKAMQTDLALAMMKDQLPNLVILDWMLPGKSGVQFAKELRSNERTKALPILMLTAKSEESDKVLGLDSGADDYVTKPFSPKELVARVRAILRRQMPIEDTGPLTVGPLKLDPSSHRVLAVWPNIEPKSIALGPTEFRLLQYFMANPERVHSRGSLLDKVWGSEVYIEERTVDVHIKRLRAALAPFDCDRYVETVRGSGYRITKTPTET
- the phoU gene encoding phosphate signaling complex protein PhoU, with product MPDKHLSSQFDADLNSLSSRLLEMGGLVESQIATAMRAFTQMDAETCNVVIENEKLVNDLEIQIDLACTELIARRQPTARDLRLVMAVSKAITNLERAGDEAERVAKRTKRLIESGLPHNINVAEIRLSGQMAISLLRRSLDAFARLDTIAAADVVQEDRQIDEEFRGFVRKLITYMSEDPHMISTGLDMLTIAKAIERIGDHAKNIAEFVIYIAKGSDVRHIPHEDLVREANRQ